The nucleotide window TACACGGATATAATtaaatgacataaatattaataattcgataaatttataaaatttcacaaatgaaagaatacaaaatacagGCTCTATTAGttgaaaatacataatttaagggactaaaaatgtaaatttctcatgatttaatatatcaaagaaaataatagtaGTACTTACGTACAGGCGCATATTAGTCGGTtgatatatatactaatttgtAGTAACTGCCGAGATGACAGTCCAACGATCAAAAttctaaggaaaaaaaaaaattttctcttcacaaaaataataagtaaaaccTAATACCAAATCAGAAAAAGCATTTCCATTACCGCCATTTTCGGTATCTGTTAAATCTCCAACAACTGTCTATCCCTTCTTCGCCGTGAACCTCCATTGCATTGTTCGGTGCAATTTCAGTGAAGGATTATAATCTGCATGTAATAATATATGCAATTTCAGTGATTTGATTGTGTAGTTTTGGTATTTTATTGTGCGGACGGAGATTGTTTGATTTGGTGGTGAAGCGGATCAATGGAAGCGATCGAGGAATTGGAGCAGCTCGGCGATGCGATGAGGCAAGCCGCGGCGTTGTTAGCCGATGAGGATGTTGATGAAGCTACCGCATCGAATAAACGGCCTTCAACGTTTCTCAATGTAGTGGCGCTTGGCAATACTGTATGTTTTATTTCCTCTGCAATTACTACATGATTTGTCGATTGCTTCTGTATATTGTATGATTAATGATCTGTCTGTGTTAGTGTTATGTTATTTTTCCCTAGATGCAATGCCACATCGTGTGGGAATTTATGAAGTATTACATGCctatttttctataaatgaATATTTGCCAACTTGATAGAAATATGGGCTTATAGTATTTGCACTCACCTGCTCATGGAATCAGCACTAGCATTGTTAGCTGACAATAACAAGCATATGATTGTCCAATaaatttgttttcctttgtcCTTTCCACTTTGGTTACTCTTTTTGTCAAGTTTAACAGACTCACAGAGTTTTTTTGTTGTGTGTTGAAAGGTCACAGCGTACAGAGTTATTTAACAATGGCTTTAATTgagtttaaattttgtataCAAACCAAATGTTTATAGCAATATTGTGAAAATAATCTTCAAGTTAATTCTTCATTCACTCCTTGTTACTGTGTGGTTGATCTATATCTAAATCTTTAACATCTCAGGGTGCTGGTAAATCAGCTGTATTGAACAGTCTTTTAGGACATCCTGCTTTGGTTAGTTTCATTTTTACTgataatttctatatatatatatatatatgataataaatTGTTGCAACTGTCTGTTCATGCTTCTATATTGTTTTTACCTTGATTTGGACAGCCAACTGGTGAAGGAGGTGCTACTCGTGCTCCTATATGCATTGAACTTAAAAAGGATAGTTCCTTAAACAGCAAGTCAATTATTTTGCAAATCGACAGTAAATCCCAACAAGTCTCTGCAAGTGAGGCCTTCTCCCAAGCTGCAATATCCTCTATACATATTATAGTACAGAACTGTGAATCTATTTTCACTAAAGGCTTATAAATTGGTCATACTCTGATCATACTTGTTCACTCTTTGGCCCAACAAAAGGTGCTCTTCGCCATTCTTTACAGGATAGACTAAGCAAGATCTCAAACAAAAGCCGAGACGAGATATATTTGAAGCTTCGAACTAATACAGGTGTGTCTACTTTAGAAGTGGTATGGCTGTATTCGCTTTGTTTTTGCCATGTTAATCTAGTAGTAGTATTCTACACTTAGAAGGATACTAACTCCATTATTGGTtgacattatttttcttattggaGTTTTCAATCCTAGGATTCTTCTGTTGATACTGTATTATTTACTTTAGTTGAACTTCGGTATAGTACATGGTCCATAAACTAGTTTTGCGGTGCACCTTAAGtgtaattgtaattttttttttgtttttcctgTGTTGTTAGTTTAGTTGATGTTGAATCTCATAAATTTGGATTGTCTTCTACTGATGTCTCTCTGTCCAAATTGCGTGAGCAGATAGTTTTCTACTTATCTTTGTTGCTTTTGTGGTTTTACCTTGCTGTTCAGCTCCTCCATTGAAGTTGGTTGATCTACCTGGAGTGGATAAGGGACATATTGATGATGCATTGGTTAGTGCGAGATTGTGCATTATGGATTCCATTTTAAAATTCACTTTCTTATAGGTGCTTAAAGGATGTTCTTTTTTCCTTACAGAGTACATATGTTGCGCGCAGTGATGCCATATTACTAGTTGTTATTCCCGCTGCTCTAGCACCAGAAATTTCCTCGTATAAAGCACTTCGACTTGTGAAGGAGCATGATGGAGAATGTGAGTTGTACCATCAATGCTTCAATTATTAGTTTCAAGGAAAtaaaattttccaaataaatatgtatttcaCAGCAAATTTTCTTCACTTCTCCATATCTCATAATTGCTGAGAGCATATTTCGCAAATGCTTCAGGTACAAGAACTATAGGTATTATTAGCAAGGTAGATCAAGCAGCTTCAGATCCAAAAGTTCTTGCAGCTATCCATGCGCTTTTGCTAAACCAGGGACCACCAAGCACATCCGATATCCCATGGGTTGCTTTGATTGGTCAATCTGTTTCTATAGCCTCAACCCAGTCAGGAAATGTAGGCAATGATAATTCACTAGAAACAGCATGGCGTGCTGAGAGTGAAAGTCTTAAATCAATATTAACAAAGGCTCCTCAAAGCAAGCTTGGTAGGGTAGCATTAGTGGAGGTCCTTGCTCAACAGATCCGTAATCGAATGAAAGTCAGACTTCCAAATCTCCTCTCAGGGTAATGGCCTATTCCATTACTTTAATTTCACTCTCTTGATTTATATTTGGTAAAATTAGTTTCGGAAACcaatttttcagtttttctcAATTTAGTTTGCAAAGCAACACGTATTGGTGATTTCTTTTTCCCATTCTTTGGCCTCCACAAAATTATGTAAAAGTTGCAACAGATTGCTCATTGTCGTATGGTATATTTGAGTTTCTAGTCTCAATCTTCTcctttttatctatttttttttcattagctACTTGTACACACAATTTAATCCTTACTTTATAATTCCTGCAGGCTCCAGGGAAAATCTCAATCAATAAAGGATGAACTGGTAAAGTTTGGCGATCAAATGGTTAATAGTGCTGAAGGTACAAAAGCTTTAGCCCTTGAGCTTTGTCGTGAATTCGAGGATAAGTTTCTGGAACATCTTACAACTGGAGAGGTGAGTCTTGGAGTAGGAAAAAGAATGAAAGCCTAATGTCTCTTTTAAAGTTTATAGTCATGATATTGCTAACATGTTGCTTGAAGTTTCTGTCACAACAATTTGTCCAATTTTAAAGTGAATTGTCCTTTGAGAAATCAATGCTACTAGAAGTtcctttatttagtttttaccTTTTTGGTGGTATATGTTTATTGACAAGCCGGTGGGaaatctttccttttttttttttttgaagaagtcaaaaatattttttaatggcACACTTAGAGGGTGTCAAAATATGTCAGTATTGAGTGTGTGATGCAGCCACATCAATCTATCAAGTTTTCTCAACTACCAATACAAAAGAGAATTCATCTGTCAAGTTCCCTTTTTCAGTTTTTCGTTTATTATGTTAACCTAGAAGCCCCTCTGGCAATTGGGATCCATGATTCGTATACAGAACCATGTGCTATTTTAGTTGTTTTGTTTGGTTAGAAGTGTAATCTCTTTGGGTATACACTTACTGCATGTAAGCTAATTATGTAGGGCGGTGGTTGGAAAGTAATTGCAAGTTTTGAAGGCAAATTCCCTGATAGGATTAAGCAGCTTCCTATGGATAGACACTTCGAGTTAAAAAATGTGAAGAGGGTATATTTCTTACTCCATCATGCCTTCAGTCAAGTGCATCTTTATTGAATGATTCcttattcttcattttctcaAGTGAACCTTCCATGTTGACTGAAGGTTGTGCTAGAAGCAGATGGCTACCAACCTTACCTTATTTCTCCCGAGAAAGGGTTAAGGTCTTTAATAAAGAGTGTGTTGGAGCTGGCGAAAGAACCTTCAACACTTTGTGTCGAAGAGGTGATCCCTATCCGATGTTATTCTGCTTTATCAAGgcagttttttgtttttgcttgacctatttagtagttttaattGTATCTCATCGTCCCTTCTTCCCCAACTAGTTTCTGATTGAGGCATAATAGTTGTTGTCACTTTCCCCTGTTCTTGACAATCACCAAAATGGAAAAGATGTAGGGAATTTTTTTGCaacttttatctcttttttcctGGCCTCATGCCACCACCTCATATCCTTTCCTCTTCCCCTTACGATCTTTTAGTTTCTTTGTTCACAGATTTCAATTATTTGGTTAactagaaaaaatgaaaattctaaTATGATGATGGAATCGTAGCTCCCATAAACATGATTCTATCAAGACAACGGTTATGGTTAGTAGGACTTGTTGACAGTCTCTGCCTCCAGCCTTTTTATACCCTTCCATTATTTCATTAAGTGATTTCCTTGGGTAGTACTGATTTACTCCTATCTACTATGTTAAATAGAAATTATGCAATTTTGGCAGTACACAATTGTCTTTCAGAagcattttgtttttttcttctcctttcaaTACCTTGGCTGGCCTTTGGCAATACTATACTCATGAAAAATGAACCCAACTTAATCAGAAATTTTGCATTTTTGGCACTATACAGTTGTCTTGCAGAAGTATTAGTTTTGTTCTTTAGAAATTATGGGTTCATTTTGCATGAGAGTATTTCCAAAGGCCATCCAAGCTATTGTAGATGGCCTTTGGCAATACTCTCATGCAAAATGAACCCATGCTAATTGCAATATTTATCTGTGCCTGAGACAGTTAGTGAGAAATTATGCTTCCTTGAACATTTCTCCAAGGACCTGTCCAAGTTAATTCTGTGATGTTCCTCTTTCTACATTCTAAGTCGCTTTAGAAATTTTGGTAGGTGCACCGAGTACTTGTCGATATTGTCTCAAAAGCTGCTAATTCGACACCAGGTCTGGGAAAGTATCCTCCTTTTAAGCAAGAGGTGCCCATCATGCAGATCTGTAATTTTACAAGTTGACTCTTGTGATATTCTTTTCTTCTTATGGAAATAATTCATCTTAGGTAATTGCAATTGCGACTACTGCTCTGGATGGGTTTAGAACTGAAGCAAAGAATATGGTTATTGCCCTTGTTGACATGGAGCGGGTTTATGTTCCCCCACAACACTTTATCCGTTTGGTGCAAAGGCGGTATGATCATAATCTGGCTCCTTTCGTTGCTCTCTTTCCAGAATATTGTTATCatatttttgtttgcattttaCTCTGTTACCTCGATACCTAAcattttttcagaaataatCAGCCTTTATGTCAAAATCTCTAATAATCATATTTTCAGTATTATTACAATGTGAGACAAATCAAGCATAGACTCATCTATGGGTTTTACTAGTTGCAACCTGTATTG belongs to Solanum stenotomum isolate F172 chromosome 1, ASM1918654v1, whole genome shotgun sequence and includes:
- the LOC125853329 gene encoding dynamin-2A; protein product: MEAIEELEQLGDAMRQAAALLADEDVDEATASNKRPSTFLNVVALGNTGAGKSAVLNSLLGHPALPTGEGGATRAPICIELKKDSSLNSKSIILQIDSKSQQVSASALRHSLQDRLSKISNKSRDEIYLKLRTNTAPPLKLVDLPGVDKGHIDDALSTYVARSDAILLVVIPAALAPEISSYKALRLVKEHDGECTRTIGIISKVDQAASDPKVLAAIHALLLNQGPPSTSDIPWVALIGQSVSIASTQSGNVGNDNSLETAWRAESESLKSILTKAPQSKLGRVALVEVLAQQIRNRMKVRLPNLLSGLQGKSQSIKDELVKFGDQMVNSAEGTKALALELCREFEDKFLEHLTTGEGGGWKVIASFEGKFPDRIKQLPMDRHFELKNVKRVVLEADGYQPYLISPEKGLRSLIKSVLELAKEPSTLCVEEVHRVLVDIVSKAANSTPGLGKYPPFKQEVIAIATTALDGFRTEAKNMVIALVDMERVYVPPQHFIRLVQRRMDRQRRDDGLKNPSSKKAAQAEQSMLNRATSSQAGDEQSSSKPGKDKSAQQDKDSQEGPVLKTAGPDGEITAGFLLKKSDKKSGWSKRWFVLNDKTGKLGYTKKQEERHFHGVITLEECNLEEASEEGEPSKSSKDKKATGPDGGKGPSLVFKLTNRVQYKTILKAQSTVILKAESLAEKTEWLNKLKSVISSKGGQVIAESSQPMRPSLSEGTPGTPDMMTRKPADPEEELRWMAQEVRGYVEAVLNSLAANVPKAVVLCQVEKAREDMLNKLYSSVSAQSRAKIEELLLEDHNVKRRREHFQKQSSLLAKVTQQLSVHDNRAAATSSYSDSDGAESVSRSGGQSSGDEWRSAFDGTSNAPQNGDAGSRSRRTPSRMPPAPPGSGQKS